In a single window of the Leishmania donovani BPK282A1 complete genome, chromosome 6 genome:
- a CDS encoding glutamine synthetase, putative yields the protein MKSMGDRHTQRSERGFERRHWVCVRMLRGGPATHESRCSFLGCTWLLDILPHFCHSSFNHVLFFNRYKYQQVVWYPLLRLGDWLKAHCSSPTTDNAATVTTNSITMSSSNKQTVRVTYIWLSGKDSHHDIRSKDRTMYLSQEHVAKHPKDLLANGVFPVWNFDGSSTGQAKGLDTEILLKPVNAFPCCLPRTSSKIPWILVLAECYLPSGEPTRDNSRATARETFEQCPEEHPWFGLEQEYFIMGRDGRPYGWPAHGFPAPQGAYYCSTGSKSAWGRKFCDQHYEVCLEMGLNISGTNAEVTPGQWEFQIGPCEGLEMGDQLTVARWVLLRLLEEEGLDADYHAKPIQGDWNGSGLHTNFSTESTRAENGLEVIHQYIDRLSKTVSKDIVFYGSENNERLTGKHETSKVSEFSAGVGTRCTSIRIPNAVASEGKGYMEDRRPAGDADPYLVTSRLFASCIGLETPSLDLASPTHERDWMRNAFK from the coding sequence ATGAAGTCTATGGgtgacagacacacacagaggagTGAGAGAGGATTTGAAAGGCGGCATTGGgtttgtgtgcgtatgcTGCGAGGCGGACCTGCTACACATGAATCTCGGTGCAGCTTTCTTGGCTGCACTTGGTTGCTTGACATACTCCCTCATTTCTGCCACTCTTCCTTCAATCACGTCCTTTTTTTCAACCGCTATAAGTATCAACAGGTAGTGTGGTATCCACTCCTAAGGCTGGGTGATTGGCTAAAAGCGCATTGCTCTTCTCCTACTACCGACAACGCGGCAACAGTGACAACAAACTCAATCACAATGTCCTCGTCAAATAAGCAGACCGTGCGTGTCACTTACATCTGGTTGTCCGGCAAAGATTCACATCATGATATTCGCAGCAAGGACCGAACGATGTACCTGTCTCAGGAGCATGTTGCAAAGCACCCGAAGGACTTGCTTGCCAATGGCGTTTTCCCGGTCTGGAATTTCGACGGCTCTTCCACTGGTCAGGCGAAGGGGCTAGACACTGAAATTCTGCTGAAGCCTGTTAATGCGTTTCCGTGCTGCCTCCCAAGGACGTCGTCAAAGATTCCGTGGATCTTGGTGCTCGCTGAGTGCTACCTTCCTAGCGGCGAGCCGACAAGAGACAATTCTCGTGCCACAGCTCGCGAAACATTCGAGCAGTGCCCCGAGGAGCATCCGTGGTTTGGCCTGGAGCAGGAGTACTTCATCATGGGACGTGATGGGCGCCCTTATGGATGGCCCGCTCACGGATTTCCCGCGCCGCAGGGGGCGTACTACTGCAGCACCGGCTCGAAGTCAGCGTGGGGTCGCAAGTTCTGCGACCAGCACTACGAGGTGTGCCTCGAGATGGGGCTGAACATATCAGGCACGAACGCAGAGGTGACTCCTGGACAGTGGGAGTTCCAGATAGGCCCCTGCGAAGGCCTCGAGATGGGCGATCAGCTGACTGTTGCGCGCTGGGTGCTTTTGCGTCtgctggaggaagagggtCTGGATGCGGACTACCACGCGAAACCGATTCAGGGTGACTGGAATGGAAGCGGCCTGCATACAAACTTCTCGACTGAATCGACCCGCGCTGAAAACGGCCTTGAGGTCATTCATCAGTATATCGACCGCCTCAGCAAGACCGTTAGCAAAGATATCGTATTTTATGGATCCGAGAACAACGAGCGGCTTACAGGCAAGCACGAGACGTCGAAGGTATCTGAGTTCAGCGCTGGCGTGGGTACCCGCTGTACTTCGATTCGCATCCCCAACGCGGTCGCCAGTGAGGGAAAGGGATACATGGAGGATCGCCGCCCTGCTGGTGATGCCGACCCGTACTTGGTGACCTCGCGTCTTTTTGCCTCGTGCATCGGCTTGGAGACACCGTCTCTCGATCTGGCGTCTCCGACACACGAGAGGGACTGGATGCGTAATGCTTTCAAGTAA
- a CDS encoding 60S ribosomal protein L19, putative codes for MVSLKLQARLASSILGCGRARVWLDPNEAVEIQNANSRKSVRKLIKDGFIIRKPVKVHSRARWRKMKEAKDMGRHNGVGRREGSREARMPSKELWMRRLRILRRLLRKYRADKKIDRHVYRDLYVRAKGNVFRNKRNLVEHIHKIKNEKKKERQLAEQLAAKHLRDEQNRNKARKQELRKREKERERARRDDAAAAAQKKKADAAKKSAASAAKSAAPAAKSAAPAAKVAAPATKGAAPVKKSKK; via the coding sequence ATGGTGTCTCTGAAGCTGCAGGCTCGCCTTGCGTCGAGCATCCTcggctgcggccgcgcccGCGTGTGGCTGGACCCCAACGAGGCGGTGGAGATCCAGAATGCGAACTCGCGCAAGAGCGTGCGCAAGCTGATCAAGGATGGCTTCATCATCCGCAAGCCGGTGAAGGTgcactcgcgcgcgcggtggCGTAAAAtgaaggaggcgaaggaCATGGGGCGCCACAACGGCGTTGGCCGCCGCGAGGGTAGCCGCGAGGCCCGCATGCCGAGCAAGGAGTTGTGgatgcgccgcctgcgcattctgcgccgcctgctgcgcaagTACCGCGCGGACAAGAAGATCGACCGCCACGTGTACCGAGACCTGTACGTGCGCGCGAAGGGTAATGTGTTCCGCAACAAGCGCAACCTTGTGGAGCACATCCACAAGATCAAGAAtgagaagaagaaggagcgccagctggcggagcagctTGCGGCGAAGCACCTGCGCGACGAGCAGAACCGCAACAAGGCTCGCAAGCAGGAGCTGAGGAAGCGCGAGaaggagcgcgagcgcgcgaggcgcgacgacgctgctgccgctgcgcagaagaagaaggcggaCGCCGCGAAGAAGTCTGCCGCGTCTGCTGCGAAGTCTGCCGCGCCTGCTGCGAAGTCTGCCGCGCCTGCCGCGAAGGTTGCTGCCCCCGCCACGAAgggtgctgcgccggtgAAGAAGTCGAAGAAGTAA